The DNA region ATTACTGAGTTTATGGCAAGATGAAAGATTCTGTTCTAGCAGTTCCTATTAGTCTTTGAGTAATGCTTCAGTTTATTTACCTTGCCATTGCATTTGTTTCGACTGTTGGTTACATATATATGTGCATAGTGCATGTTAAAAGACAGAAAGAAACACCGTATTTATTATTCGTAGTGGCGTGTCAATCGGGGATCACTGATAAATGCAGGTTGTTCAATTTTTTTTACGCCGCGGTGCAATAGCCAGCGCTGCTAATTGACAACATATTTTACTAAATAATGTATTGTGGAACATTAgtgatatatttttttttattttaaaattctgCCATGTTATAGTGCTTCTATAGTCATTATTTGACAACACTGATTATCAAGCCTATTAGCGCGTTACGCGTGAGCAAGTGACTTTAAGAAATTACTTGAATTTGTGTCTGAGATTGTTTAAATTTCATGGTAACTAGAGTGAGAATGTTTTTTCAGGAGCTGAATAACTTGCATATCCGACTTTAAAAATTGGTATTGGATCAAAGATTAAGAACAACAACTTATCTGCAATCAGGTTGTTTGATTATAGAGGTAACTGAAAGTTTGTCACGTCCTTTAAATTTATAAATTTCTGATGCAAACTCTCTTAAAAAATGATTTATGTTAATAGTTGAAGGTGAAAGGCACCCACGAGGAATTAGTAGGTTTTAGGGCCTATTTGAGAAAGCTTATGGAAGCAACTTATGAATTCAATTTGGGTTGTAGCTTTTTTATTGGCTATCTTACTAATTCGTATATTTATCCGGTCAATTTATTATTTCTCTTCAAATTTATGCAGGTTGTGCTAAGGTTTAGCTTGTACTTGAAGCATATTACATAGTTTTGCATAGAGAGAATGGGTTATATTGGGTCTCATGGTGTTGCAGCTCTGCATAGATACAAATATAGTGGTGTAGATCATTCCTATGTGGCAAAATATATACTACAGCCCTTCTGGACTCGCTTTGTTCACTTTTTCCCCCTATGGATGCCGTGAgtactttttttcttttcaaacTAAGTTGTTATTCTTTTTGCTATAACGTAATTATGTTATAATAAAATAGATGTTTTGCATTTTCTGACTCTtaccaaacacacacacacacttgtAGAGACAATACTATTATTTACTCTTCTGTTGATACTATAGTTTAATTGTTCTACAATCTTATTTTTATTATCTTAATTCACTAACTTataacttttttcttttttttaattctCATTATTGGGCGTTTTGGCATTCTTCGTTATTTTGCAGTCCGAACATGGTACCCATTTGCTTCCTTTATTTTTGTAGTATCATCTTTAATTGTTACTCTTGTTATGGTCATAATCTATATTTCCTTGGTGCTGATATTTCTTAAATTGTTGATTCCAGATAACTCTGATGGGCTTTATGTTCTTATTATTGTCTGCAACGCTTGGCTATGTGAGTGGAATCCAAGTCCATTAATTTTTCTGATTCATAAATTGGAAAACACAATAGTGATAGTTTTCCAATGCCTCACATTAATTTTCATTTTTCCATGTGATATAAAATGAAATTTGCAATTTGTTGAAACAAATATATGAAATAGGTATCTTTAAGATTGCTGGTTAAGTTCATGGTTTATCGAGATTTTCTTTAGTGGAAGTGTTCAGTACATGGCCGTGGAAGGGAATTTGGATATAGTATGAATGGCTTTGTTGAAACAGTGAATTCTTTGATCCATTATACTGAAATCTATTTATTTATTCAGATATACTCACCTCATTTGGACTCACCTCCTCCAAGATGGGTTCATTTTGCACATGGGCTACTTTTGTTTTTGTACCAGGTTTGTAAAATTATCATGTTATAGTACCAATCTCTTGATTGGTAACCAATTCTGGTCAATTTTATgtttaaatatatttttgatCCTTGAAAAAGAAGTCTTTTGAAATTAGTtcctatttatttattcttttaTTTTGAGTTCCTTTAAAGAAATAGCTTGCTTTAGCCTTTTTTTTCCGTAAGACTTGCACTATCCGGAAATCACATTGGACTCCACTGATCACTAATCTGAGCCAATGGAGTACACTAAAACACTAACATAAATATAGTGTTAAGCTTTTTCAGCGCCTATTTTTAATCCTCACCAAGGACTTAAAACACGCTTTTAATGACTAAAACACACTATTTTTGTTAAGTATTCTTTTGATTCTTGTTTTCTTTCATATATGTGTGTTTGTTTATATGTAGACATTTGACGCTGTTGACGGGAAGCAAGCTAGACGGACAAATTCTTCAAGTCCATTGGGGGAGCTGTTTGATCATGGTTATTTTCATTCACCATGTttttcattcaattaattttTATCATGTATACACGTGTTTGTCATTAATGAAGATATTTTCAACTACATTGCAGGGTGTGATGCACTTGCTTGTACAGTATGTCTCTTTTAGCTCTTTGGCTATTGTTTTCAAACCATTTAAAGCAAATAAAGACAGTCATCTATTAGAACTACTTTTCAGTTTGAAGCACTTGCTTTTGGGAGCACATCCATGTGTGGAAGAAGTACTTTCTGGTGGTGGTTAATATCTGCAATTACATTTTATCTTGCAACCTGGGAGCAGTAAGTTATCACATTCAATTAATATTTAGTACAATTATTCTTTTTCCAGTAACAATACTTTTAAGCTTTTTATTTTAGAAGTCTTATGGTTGTTGTTGCCTTTTTGGATttgacttatttgagtttatCTAGTGACATAGCACTTGTGATAATGTTTGAGGGAGTTTTTTTCGTAAACTATATACGAAATGTTTTAGGATAGCTTATATGAAAATAATTTGACTTTATTGAATCTTTTATTACAAAAATAGCTTATACCATAATCTATGTATACTTTTTACTTTAGACATTATAGTgatattgtttttttttaaatgttgTTTTGGATGCAGCTATTTCACCAATACACTTATACTGCCTGTTGTAAATGGACCTACAGAGGGTCTTATGATAATATACTTTGCTCACTTTTTCACTGCTGTCGTTGGTACGCCCTTTCGTTGAGTTTTTGTTATTATGTTATACATGCTTAAAACCCAATGCATATTGTAACTTACTATTTTTCTGCAGGTGCTGAGTGGTGGGCTCAGCAATTTGGAAAGTCTTTGCCTTTTTTGAATTGGTTGCCGGTTCTTGCTGGTAAGATTCTCCATCTTTATATTATGTTCTTTGTATATCTGGTATAAAGGCTTACatttctcttttctatatttGTACATAGTTAATCTCATTGTTGTGTAAGTTTTTGATGAATTGCTGCTTGATTTAAAATTTTTCTTTCTGGATTTCAGATGTCCCAACATTCACAGCTATATTGTGTTTGATGATAACTTTTGGTGTTATACCAACAGTCGCATTCAAGTATGTATAGCTAAAATTATCGAACTTTAATCTTTACTAGCTCGCAAATGCACATGTACAGTATTTTCTAACTTTTAAATCTGAGATAATTTCTTTTATGTTGACTTTTGATTACTTCCTCTGTTTCATGTTTATCATATTAGGAAAATAAAAATACTCAAAAATAAGTGTCGCATTATATTTTTAATGTAAAATTAATCATTatattccaattctaccctcaAATTAATATGCATTTATGAcaagagattaattactatgcactgtCGGTGTAAAAAGATTTACACTGTCGATTCATCATCCTCACCCATTTgcattattttatagatttttaaaataaaagtcaaacttattttaatatccaacgtctaggattaactgacggtgtaaaatccctttacactgtcagtgtatttcaattaaatccttATAAGGATAATTTTGTAAAATAGTTACACTTTTCATTTTTTTACAACTTCTTTTATGTGTGATAAAACCTAAAATGACACTTAATGCCAGAGCTGGAACCACTTGATGCCAGAACTGACCCTCGAACCAGATTAGTCGGTCCAGTGAAAAAAATCATCTTTATTATAATAGTAATAAGGGCACAAGTTAAAGAACTCAATATAGATATTTCATCTCAAAAGACATGCATTCAACTCTTTTTAAGTTTTAAAAGTTGTATTTTCCTATACAAAAGTTCTACAAGAACTTTTGTATTCTTTAACAAATGCCCTTAGAGCACAACATAACAGGACCCtaacaataataatatttgtCTTTAGAGTACCTTGGGCGATCTTGTATGATTATTTCCTGATTTCATTAACTTCCTTTCCTTTTTTCCGTAATTGTTTTGGATTTGGAGGCTAATACTAGTAATCTCTCTATAATACATCATATAGATTTTATGTTCTATTATTTTGAATCTATATCCCACAATTCATCCGTTTTCTCTTTCCCTTTTCTAAAATCAATAATTTCAAAATTTCTTCTTCATATTGATTAATACAATTCTTTGCGAAGTTATCACACTAAAATATTGTACTCTTTGTTAGTGAGTGTACTTTTTTTATTTCCCCAAATTTTCTTGCCTTGTCAAGTTATCACGCTATTCGCCAAGAGAAATTCCAGCTACATTTGTGAATAATAACAACAATGATTTCTACTATTTCACTAATAAATTATGCTGGAGAATGATGATGATTCCTCCATCCGCTATCGATAATACTCATTGTTAATCAGTTTGGTTTTCAAATGTGTCTTTCTTTAATTAGTTTGGTCCTTGAATGCATCTCTCATCTGACAGTTTGACATACATCATTCTTATTGTTATATATGCAGCACCGACACTTCTATAAAAAGGTGTCCGTGTCCGTGTCGAACACTTGCACCGACACTTGTGATTTTgtttaatttattcatttttcaaattattactGGTCTCGCCGTGTCAGTGTCGGGGTCGTGTTCGGGGTGTCCGTGCTTCATATTCATTTAGTGATATTTTTTGTACGTGTAAACAACTATTTCTTAAATGACCCTTGTTGTTTTGTTTACTGTTTTCTAAGTTATTTGATGAAGATCTTTTCAAATGACAAAATTATTATCTATTGGTTCCATGCAGTGTTATTAATGTTTCTAAGGTTGTGAAGTCAAGAAATGGAAGTATAGCTCTTGCATTGGCAATGGTAACTACTTTTCATATTGGAATTCTTCCATATAATCTTGCTGCTGTATTGATAACTTCATTTTTTGTGCAGCTTTACCCATTTGTTGTCCTTGTCGGAGGAGTGCTTTTATGGTATAACTCAACTCAAGACGCGTCATTTTTTATTTGAAGATATGCATATTCCATTATTCTTTTGTATCTATATTAGCTTAAACAGGGGTGATTTTGGTGCAGGGATTATTTGTCACCATCTGACATCATTGCCAATTATCCACATTTAGTTGTTATGGGAACAGGACTTACTTTTGGATATCTTGTGGTAAGATAGCTATGTTTTAAATCCGTAAAACTGTTAGTTTTTGTAAAATAGCTTCTAGGGTCGAGGTAGGCTTAGGCCCTTGTTTGGATAAACAATTTTATTAAATGCTTATTGCATAGAAGCTTTTTATTTATATAAGTTTGTATGTCTAAAGTATTTCTATTGcaaaaaacaaaataaagtcAAATTATTATCATAAACTATCATGAAGAGGTTATGGAAATAAGCTGAAACAGATTCTTAATCATTTCttatataaattttaatttttttattcCTTGTGCATATACTCTAAATTCCTTGTATTATGACTTTTACTGAGGTAAGGTTAATTTTGCAGGGAAGGATGATTTTGTCTCACTTATGTGATGAACCAAAAGGCTTAAAAACTGGAATGTGCATGGTATTAAACTGTTTTATTTGGATGTTACTCTCAATTTTTTAAGATGCATATTATTTTACAAGTGATTAATTATTTAAGTTTGTTACACAAAGATAACTGATGTTAGCATTATTCATTTTATACAGTCCCTCATGTATCTCCCACTCGCAATCGCGAATGCACTTGCATCAAAGCTAAATGATGGGTATGTACTATGTACCGTAACTTTGCATTCTAAATTTCTCTGGTTCACATGGTTTAATGTTGATTAATTTGTTACTGTCACCCCTATCTTCTCATAGAATTTGTTCAATATATTTTTGGCAGGGTTCCTATAGTTAATGAGAGACTAGTTCTTTTTGGTTACTGTGCATTTACAGGTACATCTATACCTTTTTGCGTTTCGCAAATTGGATCTAACTCAACTCTTCAAAATTGGAGTTAAATTTTGTTTTTGGTTTATAATTGAGATGGAATACTTATCTATTTTATTATTGAACTTCTATTTCTCTTGTTTGATTATTCTGTTTCTGCAAATACAGCATCACTCTACTTGCATTTCGCGACGTCTGTCATTCGTGAAATTACCAATGCGTTGGGAATATATTGCTTCAGGTAAGTTAACTAGCATTAGATTAGTGTCATCGTTGGTGTCTTTAGTTTAGTGTTAGTGTATATAGAAAATTAGTTTTCTTTCTATTCTACAAATATGTGGATTATTTGGTTAAATTAGTACATAAGTGCGTTTTTGTTGAACTTCAATTGCGGAAAAGTTGATATTATCTTGTCCTTAGTGTGGTTTATCTATGAAACACTAACACTGAACACGTCGATACTTATAATAATTTGAACAAATGAATAAATTAAACAACGTAATCACATGTGAGTGTCGTGTCAGTGTCTGACACTAGACACACTTTCGTTTAGACGTGTGTGAGTGCTTCAGAGTGGTTTACTATTTTGCTTTAGGTCTTTATTAAGAACAATGTCTTTTGATTTAAAGTATCTTACCTTTTATAAAAATTGCAGGATAACTAGGAAGGAAGCTTGAATCTATCCATGATTTGATTTAGGTATATTTCCCTTTTATAATTCATTGCTTGAGTTTTTGGATTCTTTTTATTTCTAAATTGTCAATTTCAATTTATAATGGATTCACTTTTGTGAGAATCAAATGTGATTCTAGACATGTAAAATTGATTTTGCCTCTAGAATAAATTCTGACACAAAATCAGGATTAAGTTTTTTTTCTATTTATTACGCAATTCAATTCTACATGAATGGAATCAAACATTAATAATCACTTTACATTCAACTCATTTTCATCGCAGATCAAACACACTCAATCTATTTCCTCTCTCTCTCCATGTTAATTCACAATTTTTTGTGATTTCAGCTTGCAAGTAAAGAAAACTACTGGCAAGGGTTTATGTCAATACTAATTTTGCTACATGGATTTTTTCATTATGTATTGATTCTTAGATAGGCTAGGAGATCTATTTGTGGAAACTTAACTGTTTCACCATTATGAATATTAATGTTACTTTCAATATGTATTGGACTACTCTTTTGCATAGAATATTTTTTTtatgtaattttttattttgCTTCCTTTGGCTCATAGGAGTGATATTGCCTTCTTTATGAGCTTTTAGGTTTTTCTTCAATATTTTTGAGTtgaattttaaatttttattatagTTAAAATACTCTCTTTACATCAATTCACTATAAATTTACCAAATATAAAAATAAGTATGAAAAATAGTAAGACAGTTATAGTTTTAGTCTCAATGTTTCAGTTCATTTACACAATTTATTTCtgtatttttgcattcaaaatAGACTTGTCCTTTATTTTTAAATAATGAAGTGTAATTTATATTATTGATATGTCATGTTGCAAAAAGATTCATATATATAACTGTTAAAAAATGAACAAATTCATTAGCTTGTGAATGCAAAAATGATAGAAAGACAGATAATATTTAAATTTAAAGTAGTTTGATTAATTATTTGAATAAGACAAGATAGAGgaattaaaattataattttaatatttaaaaatgaTTTAAATTAAACTACATGGAATTAAATTGAAGTGAAAAGTGATTGCACATGATTTTATCTATAACTCTTTCACATGTTTTACAAATATCGAATTATTATAGGATTAAATATGTTTGTGATTTTCTTAAATATCTcaaatttcatttaattccttcAAAATTCTCCTAAAATTTTTCATCCACACTTTTGATCATTCATACAAACTTAACGACTGAATTAATAACTGTTTTAGCGGTGATTTATTCGCGATAGTTTTAGTAACATAATTTTTTAGTATTAAGTACCAAAATATGGATTAGAAATTTTAAGACCATTGATTTATTCGCGATAGTTTTAGTAACATAATTTTTTAGTATTAAGGACCAAAATATGGATTAGAAATTTTAAGACCATtgaataaaatttaaaatatttaagAGAACCGCCCAGATATTTAACCCATTATTTAATCCATTATTCTAATGATTGTCCCCACTTTTTTTGTTGTGTTTTACTGAAGATTTATTTTTATTGATTCATTATATATTGCTCtttatttagtttattttattgTTTCATTATATAGTGTTCGTTCAAATTTAATTTGCCACTATATTTTATGTATTCACTAGTAgaaaatgtttttaaaaaaaCAAGGAAAAGAATTGTGTTATCAAGGATAAAAGTGTACATAAAAAGTCTCACCAAAATTGATATTTATATTCTGAGTAAACCTTACATTATGATACAAATTGCATAGCTTCAAATGGCTTTCTCTAACCATTTTGGCAATGATAGTGAAGACTTCATTCCCATTCTAGTAAGAAAAACAGAATACAACATGTGCAGCAAGAACATGAAACATCCACTATTCAACAatacctgaaatcaatcaaaacaacaacacatcaacaatgTTTCAATGTCTCAAGAAATGTAAATCAATAGAAAGAGAACATACCAAGGTTCCAAATAGGCTATATATGAAGTTCATTGAAGGAATAGAATTGACACCGACCGCAACGAGCACAAATGTAAGAGAAGCATGAATGTTGATGGTGATctacaagaaaatgaaaatgaatacGTTAGCGACTTTTTCGTATAAGTACATGTTTGGATTGATAGTGAATTCGGCAGACCACGTTGGTGACGTGATTATAGTGTAGATTTTGTTATGATCACGGTGGCACGCTGTGATTCTGTCAAAGTCGTTGTCAATCCAAACATGCACAAAGATGAATGAAAATTTGGGAGATAAAATCGGGGAATTTGTTACCAAAGCTAGTATGTTTTCCCTTATCAAGAAAGACGAAATCAAGACGAAGCCAACTGCGCCGAGTGATCGTACCTGTAAATCATGATTAAGCTTCTGTTATGAAAATTTGCTAAGAAAATCACATTAAATAGGTTTAAGTTTGATGCAAAAGGTGACAAATATTACAATTGTGCACACGAAAATTGATTGGCTCCAACTGGCTTCCAACCTGATAAGGCATAGAAAAACAGTTACAAAATCAATTCATTTAACATCAATTTTTGTCTTGCAGAACCAAACACACACTTATAGCTTATTTCAACTGAAAAAGTCAATATAGTTCACAATTTTCTATCTTTGTAAGACTAAGAAATTTTCGCAGTCTTGCAATAGAAATATGCATAGTATCAAAAGTTGTGTATAAGGAAATAGATTTCATACCTCCATAGAGTGCCCATTGTGTAACCGACTATACCATGCTTAAGCTGCACGAAAGAAATATTCACAAATCAAGTAATTTATACGAAGTTTTGCTACAGTACACAAACTAGGCACAGATATTTACCAGACGGAAGAAGAAGAATCGAGAGTTTGTTCTTTCATCAACACATTTATCGAGTATAAAGACGTTAATAAAAATAACCGACAACTAGAAGGGAAACACAGAATCGAGCATTTTATCGCCTAGCTAAGAAAATCAATGAAGTTAAAGGCAGGCTCACCAGGTAAGTTAGAGCTTTGACTGGACCAGATAGAACAAACAAAAGTATAGTTGTTGCAACCtacaacaagaacaacaaaaatCTGATAATGCAATAATAACTATTCAAGAATTATCGACCGAATTTTTAGTTAAGCAACTAGCAAGTCTAACCAGAGTTTTCCTTCCAGCGTCAATACCCCATCTCATCGAGGATATCACTATCGGCAACGAGAAGAAACAACTGAAGTAATTCTGCAACcggaaaacaaaagaaaatgcCAAATAGTGAGGTCGAAAAATGTAAGAAATGCCTAAAACATGAATTGAATACTGTCTATCACAATCACCCATTTTTGTTCATACTAACCAATTCCCaacataaaaaaaaaaggaaaaaatacCGACTTTTGTTTTTGAATGGAAAAATAATCTATTAATAATAGAGAAGTGAAAACCACCGAAGTACACAAGGAAGGGATCAACTAGCACAAGAAGTGTTAAACGAAACACCAACAAGAAAAACAAAGATATAACAGAAAGCCAAAAAACAAAGAAACACCAACAAGAAAAGCCCAGAAGAAACATACAGAAAAAGCCAAAGCAACTACAAACTAGAACCACAACTCACCAAGAGAGAACCAAAAAACCAAACATACTACCGATTATTCTACTTTCTTTGACAAACTTTGCACACAAACAAATATTGAATTTTGGTTAGAGCCAACCGATTTTCAACCCCAAAGTAAAACCCTCGACAAGCAACCCGCGCAGTCACACTTTCAGTGAAATCGAAACCATAATTCTAGGTTACAATCTGCAACTGCAATTGTAGCGGCAATATAAAGATTACAGATGTTTCCGCAACAGCACCACAATCGTAATTGCAGCTGCATTTGCTTGCATGTTTATCAAGGTTCGCAGCGTAATTGCAATCACAATTTACAACCATAATCAAAACCATTCTGTGAGATCAGATGGTTCATATGATAAAACTACACAAGTCAGTTTCAACCATTCAAATTTCATAAAAAGCAATGATCCAAATTTTCAATCACAATAAAAACCTCAATGCCAAGAGAACTACCCAAAAAACATACCAAACCACACAAACAAAGATCAAATTTTTATCACATCCAACCAATTTTCAACCAAAAACATTACAAACTCATTATGCCAATCCCTTAACCAAACAATCCTATACAAAAAcaaaagacccaaattttgatTCTAAATAACAAACCTCAATAGCAAGCAAATAGCCCCAAAAGTAGACAAAACCACAATCAAAGATGCAATTTTTGTTATATCTAATCAATTACAACCAAAGATAACACAAACCCATTATTCCAAATCCTTAACCAAACAAACCTATATAAAAACAAAGACCCAAATTTTGATTCTTAATAACAAACCTCAATGGCAAGAGAATTGCTCAAGAAATAGACCAAACCAGTGAGTGCAGCAAACATGGAACACTCAACCAACTGCAGTGTCTTCTGATACACTTCCCCTTTTGGCGATAAGTCCTGAAGTTGTTCATCGTTGCTGAACAGTGGTAATTCAATATTTGAAACCCTTTGAATGGGGAATGAAAGAGAGGATTGTTGGGGTTTGAGTTTGAGAGGAAGTTTTTGTGGGGGAGATGGTGGAAGAGAGAGAAAGTGCCGTTGGAGAGAGAATGTATGGAGGGGGTTTGGTTTGGAAATAGAGAAGAAGGAAGAATGGTGTTGATGAGTTTTCAGTGGAATCATGGAGGAGAAGATTTCAAGGTTGGGTTTGGTTCAATTGgaaaaaaaacatgaaaaagTGTTGTAGAATTTTctgtttattttattttattcaaaataTGTAGTTAAAAACCTCTTCTCTTTAAGGTTTTTatataaagaataaaaaaattatattccAAACTTTTTGATATTTTTGGATTGTTGCCCTAAATGGAATGAAATGAAATAAAGTGATAAATAACCGTATTTTATCAATATATAACAACATTTTATGATTGGGATTTGTAAGTAATGGAGAGGAATGAATTACAATGAAATTCATTCTACTATATTTCAATTAATTTGTGAATTTTCATTATCTTTTATTTAACTTATTCTTTTATGTTCCGTCAAACAAATGAATGAAATATTTGTTTCATTCCATTTCATGATGTTTTACTCCGCTATGTACCATTGCAAATATAATCGTTACATGTTGGGATAATGTCACTCATATACATATTATGACACAATTAAGTCGTCTAAAGCCATTATGTGGCATGTTAAAGTGGAATATCGACACGTTAAGGATCTAACACGATGTGATTAGGAAAAGAAATTATAGATACAAGTTGATTTTTCCTATTCTCCTTTGCTCATTCTGTTGGGGTTagttgaaaatatacatgttgataCTCTTTATGGTGGAATCTGATTGTCAGTGAAGATAATGAAAGcttatgtattattttaaatCAAGGTGGAGATTATTGGGGTTGATTGAATATATATATGTTCAAGAAATCTTACAtcgcttagttttgtgaatgaaGAGAGAGTCTAATGCAACATATATGATACAAGTTCTTTGAAGTCCTGCATTGCTTAGTTTTGTGAAGGAAGAGGGAGTCCAAGGTTATATATGtgattcaagttcttcattccaaGATGCACCAGTCAAAATCACTTTAAACTTGTATTTGACTTTCTTTATCATCTTATACTCTTGTATTAGAGTGTTGTGGGATAtagttaaatatttattttggaTGGTGTGGGTATACTGGAGGCTCGGGTTAGCCGAGGGTATATTATGTGCTGTAACAATCTTCACATAGTTTATTCTCTGGTTGTCTATTGACAACATTTCTCTACTTTTGAAGTTTCCACGTTATGTTCTTGTGTTGTGATTGTGTTCCTTTTTTTCTCTCTATACTTTGCTTTGTTTTTTCCCAACAAATGGTATCCGAGTTTTTGGTTCGATCCAGTGATAAGTGTTTTTAGTATGCTATATGGTTGCAGTTTGGGCTAGAGAAAATTGAtggaataatttttttttaacttgtggaaagttcaagtcaaagatgTGTTGATACAATCAAGATTACATAAGATGCAAGATTGTGTCGGTGGTTGAAGAGCTTTCTGTTAACAAGGAAGTTGCACCACAATGTTTCAACCCGGTTTTCGACATGTGAAAATTCTTGAAGTGGTTTAGCTTCAAGTGAAGTATACTCTTCTATAGATGGAGTATGATAGTGTTTTAAAACTATGATTCTCATTGAAGACAAAGTGAAATTCTTGGAGTAGTTTTGCTTCAAGTGAAGTTTATTCTTCATGACAAAATATATGATTGTCGGTGATGACAATGTAAAATTTTTGAAGTGGTTTATCTTCAAGTAAAATATATTCTTCATGAGAGAGTATGATAGTTTTTAAAACTATAACTATCGGTGAAGACAATGTGAAAATTGTGTAGCTTCAAGTGACTATACTTTTTATGATGGAGTATGATTATCGGTGAAGACAATGAAAgtttatgtattattttcaatcaaggtggatattgttggggttggttgaaaatatacatgttgatactttttatggtggagtatgattgtcggtgaagatAATGAAAtcttatgtattattttcaataAATGTGGAGATTAttggggttggttgaaaatatacatgttgaaaAAGTCTCACATCACTTAGTTTGTGAATGAAAAGAGAGTCCAAGActatatatatgatataagttCTTTGAAGTCCCAAATTGCTTTGTTTTGTGAATGAAAAGTGAGTCAAAGGCTATATATAGGATTCAAGTTCTTCAGTCCAATATGGATTAGTCA from Lathyrus oleraceus cultivar Zhongwan6 chromosome 1, CAAS_Psat_ZW6_1.0, whole genome shotgun sequence includes:
- the LOC127123465 gene encoding choline/ethanolaminephosphotransferase 1, producing MGYIGSHGVAALHRYKYSGVDHSYVAKYILQPFWTRFVHFFPLWMPPNMITLMGFMFLLLSATLGYIYSPHLDSPPPRWVHFAHGLLLFLYQTFDAVDGKQARRTNSSSPLGELFDHGCDALACTFEALAFGSTSMCGRSTFWWWLISAITFYLATWEHYFTNTLILPVVNGPTEGLMIIYFAHFFTAVVGAEWWAQQFGKSLPFLNWLPVLADVPTFTAILCLMITFGVIPTVAFNVINVSKVVKSRNGSIALALAMLYPFVVLVGGVLLWDYLSPSDIIANYPHLVVMGTGLTFGYLVGRMILSHLCDEPKGLKTGMCMSLMYLPLAIANALASKLNDGVPIVNERLVLFGYCAFTASLYLHFATSVIREITNALGIYCFRITRKEA
- the LOC127123474 gene encoding uncharacterized protein LOC127123474; this encodes MIPLKTHQHHSSFFSISKPNPLHTFSLQRHFLSLPPSPPQKLPLKLKPQQSSLSFPIQRVSNIELPLFSNDEQLQDLSPKGEVYQKTLQLVECSMFAALTGLVYFLSNSLAIENYFSCFFSLPIVISSMRWGIDAGRKTLVATTILLFVLSGPVKALTYLLKHGIVGYTMGTLWRLEASWSQSIFVCTIVRSLGAVGFVLISSFLIRENILALITINIHASLTFVLVAVGVNSIPSMNFIYSLFGTLVLLNSGCFMFLLHMLYSVFLTRMGMKSSLSLPKWLEKAI